A stretch of the Oceanicola sp. D3 genome encodes the following:
- a CDS encoding TRAP transporter substrate-binding protein, whose translation MTVYSAGKLVPSLQIFDAVQQGTLDAGITSPLYVAGRFPAVQLFGGIPFGLDPVEHAAWIYEGGGREIWEEIYAGQGVKTIPCGLMTSEAGGWYNFEINSIEDLQGKKLRFAGLAGEAIAKAGASVVLLSTGDIYPSLEKGIIDGTELSMPAIDTLLGMQQVGKYYYPDGWHQPAAMNELIVNMAKWDSLTEESKELIEASCRAVNLTSVMSTVSMNAEALSAFKEAGVEFRSFSPEVLTSLEAAFDEVVAEQSEADPDFRRVWESLEAFRAAGSAN comes from the coding sequence GTGACCGTTTACAGCGCAGGCAAGCTTGTGCCCTCGCTCCAGATTTTCGATGCGGTGCAACAGGGCACCCTTGATGCCGGGATCACATCGCCGCTCTACGTCGCCGGGCGCTTCCCCGCCGTGCAACTCTTTGGCGGCATCCCCTTCGGGCTGGACCCGGTTGAACATGCGGCCTGGATCTACGAGGGCGGCGGGCGCGAGATCTGGGAAGAGATCTACGCCGGGCAGGGCGTCAAAACCATTCCCTGCGGCCTCATGACCTCCGAAGCAGGCGGCTGGTACAACTTCGAGATCAACTCGATCGAAGACCTGCAGGGCAAGAAACTGCGCTTTGCCGGTCTGGCGGGCGAAGCGATTGCAAAGGCGGGCGCCTCCGTTGTGCTGCTGTCCACCGGGGATATCTACCCCTCGCTGGAAAAGGGCATCATCGACGGCACCGAGCTATCGATGCCCGCCATCGACACCCTGCTCGGCATGCAGCAGGTCGGCAAATACTACTACCCGGACGGCTGGCACCAGCCCGCCGCGATGAACGAGCTGATCGTCAACATGGCGAAATGGGATAGCCTCACGGAAGAAAGCAAAGAACTGATCGAGGCAAGCTGCCGCGCCGTGAACCTGACCTCTGTCATGTCCACCGTGTCGATGAATGCCGAGGCGCTGAGCGCGTTCAAGGAGGCCGGTGTTGAGTTCCGCAGCTTCTCGCCCGAAGTGCTTACCTCGCTGGAGGCCGCCTTTGACGAGGTGGTGGCCGAGCAATCCGAAGCGGACCCGGATTTCAGACGCGTCTGGGAGTCGCTTGAAGCCTTCCGCGCCGCTGGCTCAGCGAACTGA
- a CDS encoding TRAP transporter small permease subunit encodes MKTIEAFINRAVRTVGTTGALVLPLLMLTILLNVALRYAFNIGSIELEELQWHLNAIVVMSCLAWAYQKDRHVRVDVLHNRMSPRARALIEIFGVLFLLLPFLWMVGRSAWTIFGYSWALKEGSPMPSGLPARYIVKFVMAAGLTLLGVQAIAILLASLREALHPGASAQKD; translated from the coding sequence ATGAAAACCATCGAAGCATTCATAAACCGCGCCGTTCGCACCGTGGGCACAACCGGCGCGCTTGTCTTGCCGCTGCTGATGCTCACGATCCTCCTCAACGTGGCGCTGCGCTATGCCTTCAACATCGGATCGATCGAACTGGAAGAGCTGCAATGGCACCTGAACGCGATTGTCGTCATGTCGTGCCTCGCCTGGGCCTATCAGAAAGACCGCCACGTCCGCGTGGATGTTCTTCACAACCGCATGTCGCCCCGTGCGCGTGCGCTGATCGAGATATTCGGTGTGCTGTTCCTCTTGCTGCCGTTCCTCTGGATGGTCGGCCGCAGCGCCTGGACGATCTTTGGCTATAGCTGGGCGTTGAAAGAGGGCTCCCCCATGCCCTCGGGCCTGCCCGCGCGCTACATCGTCAAGTTTGTCATGGCCGCCGGGCTCACCCTGCTTGGTGTGCAGGCCATCGCCATCCTGCTCGCCTCCCTCCGAGAGGCGCTGCATCCCGGCGCTTCGGCACAGAAAGACTGA